Proteins encoded in a region of the Salmo trutta chromosome 34, fSalTru1.1, whole genome shotgun sequence genome:
- the rab5aa gene encoding ras-related protein Rab-5A: MANRGGATRPNGSNAGNKICQFKLVLLGESAVGKSSLVLRFVKGQFHEFQESTIGAAFLTQTVCLDDTTVKFEIWDTAGQERYHSLAPMYYRGAQAAIVVYDITNEESFARAKNWVKELQRQASPNIVIALSGNKADLASKRAVDFQDARSYADDNSLLFMETSAKTSMNVNEIFMAIAKRLPKSEPAAAGANSGRNRGVDLTEAAQPTKAPCCSN; encoded by the exons ATGGCCAACAGGGGAGGAGCTACGAGACCCAACGGGTCTAACGCTGGGAACAAGATCTGCCAGTTCAAGTTAGTGCTGCTGGGGGAGTCGGCGGTGGGCAAGTCCAGCCTGGTGCTCCGCTTTGTCAAGGGCCAGTTCCACGAGTTCCAGGAGAGCACCATAGGAG CGGCCTTCCTGACCCAGACGGTGTGTCTAGACGACACGACTGTGAAGTTTGAGATCTGGGATACGGCGGGACAGGAGCGCTACCACAGCCTGGCGCCCATGTACTACAGAGGGGCGCAGGCCGCCATCGTGGTCTACGACATCACAAACGAG GAGTCATTTGCGCGGGCCAAGAACTGGGTGAAGGAGCTGCAGAGACAAGCCAGCCCCAACATTGTCATCGCTCTGTCAGGCAACAAGGCTGACCTCGCCAGCAAGAGAGCCGTCGACTTCCAA GATGCCCGGTCTTATGCAGACGACAACAGCTTGCTCTTCATGGAGACGTCGGCCAAGACATCTATGAATGTGAACGAGATATTCATGGCTATTG CGAAAAGATTGCCCAAGAGTGAGCCTGCAGCCGCTGGAGCTAACAGCGGGCGGAACAGGGGCGTCGACCTAACTGAAGCCGCCCAGCCAACCAAGGCCCCCTGCTGCAGTAACTAA